From Halorubrum salinarum, the proteins below share one genomic window:
- the ileS gene encoding isoleucine--tRNA ligase: MEQIDDQYAPADVESAVDEYWDDHDAYEAAKEAHADDPPFFFVDGPPYTSGQMHLGTAWNKTLKDAVIRYKRMTGHRVTDRPGYDMHGLPIEVKVEEELGFENKRDIEEYGMEAFIEKCKEFALENRAAMDEDFESIGAWMDWKDPYETISPEYMEAAWWAFSEVADNGLVEQGKRSISQCPRCETGLANNEVEYEDVEDPSIYVKFPLADREGSLVIWTTTPWTIPANTFVAVDEDLTYNAVRAEKDGESELIYVAADCVEDVLGEGRYEDYEVEAELTGDELVGWAYDHPLADRVAEYPDFEGAGQVYAADYVEADRTGLVHSAPGHGEEDFHRGTELGLDIHCPVKPNGEFTEAAGEYAGQFVRDANDDIIDDLVADGHMLAHGTVDHSYGHCWRCDTGIIQLVTDQWFISITDVKEDLLDNMEDSEWHPDWARDNRFRDFIEDAPDWNVSRQRYWGIPIPIWVPEDADAGDLDEDMIVIGTREELAERVEEDVDPESIDLHRPSVDDLTIVEDGTTYRRVEDVFDVWLDSSVASWGTLGYPSDEAAHDELWPADLIIEAHDQTRGWFWSQLGMGTAAVGEIPYDEVLMHGFANDEDGRKMSKSVGNIVTPEEAIDRAGRDPLRTYLLSHDQQGVDLAFEWDGLGEIQGKLNILWNVFRFPLEYMELDGYDPADADLADGELELVDEWVLSRLQSVEAEVAEAWDDYQVSDAVNAVIEFVTQDVSRFYVKAVRDRMWEEADSASKRGAYATLATVLDEVIRLLAPIAPYLTERMYQRLDGAATTVHALSYPEPDADLRDPDLERDVAVFRDVEEAAANARQQAGRKLRWPVPRVVVETDDETVAAAVDRLEALIADRVNAREVVVTDAFDELVETAEPQMAAIGPAFGGDAQKVMEAVQGATRAAVEGGEVTVDGEPVDLDDEMVEYVAEPPEHVSGADFEGGTVYVDTSLTPDIESEGYARDVIRRVQEMRKELDLDVEARIRVGVGVDDDRVAGFVDDHADLIAGEVRADAWLDDPSDAAAAEDGLVEEWEVEDVTLTIGVDPVA; this comes from the coding sequence ATGGAGCAGATCGACGACCAGTACGCGCCCGCAGACGTCGAGTCCGCGGTCGACGAGTACTGGGACGACCACGACGCCTACGAGGCGGCGAAGGAGGCGCACGCCGACGACCCGCCGTTCTTCTTCGTGGACGGCCCGCCGTACACCTCCGGGCAGATGCACCTCGGGACGGCCTGGAACAAGACGCTGAAAGACGCCGTCATCCGGTACAAGCGGATGACCGGCCACCGCGTCACCGACCGCCCCGGCTACGACATGCACGGGCTCCCGATCGAGGTCAAAGTCGAGGAGGAGCTCGGCTTCGAGAACAAGCGGGACATCGAGGAGTACGGGATGGAGGCGTTCATCGAGAAGTGTAAGGAGTTCGCCTTGGAGAACCGGGCGGCGATGGACGAGGACTTCGAGTCCATCGGCGCGTGGATGGACTGGAAAGACCCCTACGAGACCATCTCGCCGGAGTACATGGAGGCCGCCTGGTGGGCGTTCTCCGAGGTCGCCGACAACGGCCTCGTCGAGCAGGGGAAGCGGTCCATCTCGCAGTGCCCGCGCTGCGAGACCGGCCTCGCCAACAACGAGGTGGAGTACGAGGACGTCGAGGACCCCTCCATCTACGTGAAGTTCCCGCTCGCCGACCGCGAGGGAAGCCTCGTCATCTGGACGACGACGCCGTGGACCATCCCCGCGAACACCTTCGTCGCCGTCGACGAGGATCTCACCTACAACGCCGTCCGCGCGGAGAAGGACGGCGAGAGCGAACTCATCTACGTCGCCGCCGACTGCGTCGAGGACGTGCTCGGCGAGGGGCGCTACGAGGACTACGAGGTCGAGGCCGAGCTGACGGGCGACGAGCTCGTCGGCTGGGCGTACGACCACCCGCTCGCCGACCGCGTCGCCGAGTACCCCGACTTCGAGGGCGCCGGTCAAGTGTACGCCGCCGACTACGTGGAGGCCGACCGGACCGGACTGGTCCACTCCGCGCCGGGCCACGGGGAGGAGGACTTCCACCGCGGCACGGAGCTCGGGCTCGACATCCACTGCCCCGTGAAGCCGAACGGCGAGTTCACCGAGGCGGCCGGCGAGTACGCCGGCCAGTTCGTGCGCGACGCCAACGACGACATCATCGACGACCTCGTCGCCGACGGACACATGCTCGCGCACGGCACCGTCGACCACAGCTACGGCCACTGCTGGCGGTGTGACACCGGGATCATCCAGCTGGTCACCGACCAGTGGTTCATCTCGATCACGGACGTGAAGGAAGACCTCCTCGACAACATGGAGGACTCGGAGTGGCACCCCGATTGGGCCCGCGACAACCGCTTCCGCGACTTCATCGAGGACGCGCCCGACTGGAACGTCTCCCGCCAGCGCTACTGGGGGATCCCGATCCCCATCTGGGTGCCGGAGGACGCCGACGCCGGCGACCTCGACGAGGACATGATCGTGATCGGCACCCGCGAGGAGCTCGCCGAGCGCGTCGAGGAGGACGTCGACCCCGAGTCGATCGACCTCCACCGCCCCTCCGTCGACGACCTCACCATCGTCGAGGACGGGACGACGTACCGCCGCGTCGAGGACGTGTTCGACGTGTGGCTCGACTCCTCGGTCGCCTCGTGGGGCACGCTCGGCTACCCGAGCGACGAGGCCGCGCACGACGAGCTGTGGCCCGCCGACCTCATCATCGAGGCGCACGACCAGACCCGCGGCTGGTTCTGGTCGCAGCTCGGCATGGGCACCGCCGCGGTCGGCGAGATCCCGTACGACGAGGTGCTGATGCACGGCTTCGCCAACGACGAGGACGGCCGGAAGATGTCGAAGTCGGTCGGCAACATCGTCACGCCGGAGGAGGCGATCGACCGGGCCGGACGCGACCCGCTCCGCACGTACCTGCTCAGCCACGACCAGCAGGGGGTCGACCTCGCGTTCGAGTGGGACGGGCTCGGCGAGATCCAGGGCAAGCTCAACATCCTCTGGAACGTGTTCCGGTTCCCGCTGGAGTACATGGAGCTCGACGGCTACGACCCCGCCGACGCGGACCTCGCCGACGGCGAGCTCGAACTCGTCGACGAGTGGGTGCTCTCGCGGCTCCAGTCCGTGGAGGCCGAGGTCGCAGAGGCCTGGGACGACTATCAGGTCAGCGACGCGGTCAACGCCGTCATCGAGTTCGTCACGCAGGACGTGTCGCGGTTCTACGTGAAGGCGGTCCGCGACCGCATGTGGGAGGAGGCCGACTCCGCCTCGAAGCGCGGCGCCTACGCCACGCTCGCGACCGTCCTCGACGAGGTGATCCGCCTGCTCGCGCCGATCGCGCCGTACCTCACCGAGCGGATGTACCAGCGGCTCGACGGCGCGGCGACGACGGTCCACGCGCTGTCGTACCCCGAGCCGGACGCCGACCTGCGCGACCCGGACCTCGAACGCGACGTGGCGGTCTTCCGCGACGTGGAGGAGGCGGCCGCGAACGCGCGCCAGCAGGCCGGCCGGAAGCTCCGCTGGCCCGTCCCGCGCGTCGTCGTCGAGACGGACGACGAGACCGTCGCGGCCGCGGTCGACCGGCTCGAAGCGCTGATCGCCGACCGCGTCAACGCCCGCGAGGTGGTCGTCACCGACGCGTTCGACGAGCTGGTCGAGACCGCGGAGCCGCAGATGGCGGCCATCGGCCCCGCCTTCGGCGGCGACGCCCAGAAGGTGATGGAGGCGGTCCAGGGCGCGACCCGCGCGGCGGTCGAGGGCGGCGAGGTGACCGTCGACGGCGAGCCCGTCGACCTCGACGACGAGATGGTCGAGTACGTCGCGGAGCCCCCGGAGCACGTCTCCGGCGCCGACTTCGAGGGCGGTACCGTCTACGTCGACACCTCGCTGACTCCCGACATCGAGTCCGAGGGGTACGCCCGCGACGTGATCCGCCGGGTCCAGGAGATGCGCAAGGAGCTCGACCTGGACGTGGAGGCGCGGATCCGCGTCGGCGTCGGCGTCGACGACGACCGCGTGGCCGGCTTCGTGGACGACCACGCCGACCTCATCGCCGGCGAAGTGCGCGCCGACGCCTGGCTCGACGACCCGAGCGACGCGGCGGCCGCCGAGGACGGCCTCGTCGAGGAGTGGGAGGTCGAGGACGTCACGCTCACCATCGGCGTCGACCCGGTCGCGTAG
- a CDS encoding pyridoxal phosphate-dependent aminotransferase, with amino-acid sequence MEYEEPKFFHVMQYAAAADGDVIDMVSGNPDWEPPAALREALREYADLPPADFQYPPSDGLRELREAIAERRDVAPERVVVTNGTGEANYLAMARALDRGAGDEALLMDPVYPYYPGKTHLLGGEPTLVPTARDGGLDVDAVREAASEDTALIVLNTPNNPTGAVYDLDAVREVVAVAEAVDAVVVVDEVYGQFDLAGSFESALTLDSERVIVTGGFSKSMAITGLRVGYGVFPEAHVGDAKTRHMLVNVTGARPSQYAVYHALAETEPSYYAESRDLLADRVAAFTDALDAAGAEYSRPEGAFYVLARFDGFPGTMANVKRLIDEAGVAGMPGEAFGTARDEWIRFALVTPRATEAAERLADYFADGAPAPR; translated from the coding sequence ATGGAGTACGAGGAGCCGAAGTTCTTCCACGTGATGCAGTACGCCGCGGCCGCCGACGGCGACGTCATCGACATGGTGAGCGGCAACCCCGACTGGGAGCCGCCCGCCGCGCTCCGGGAGGCGCTCCGCGAGTACGCCGACCTGCCGCCCGCCGACTTCCAGTACCCGCCGAGCGACGGGCTCCGCGAGCTCCGCGAGGCGATCGCCGAACGCCGCGACGTGGCCCCCGAGCGCGTGGTCGTCACTAACGGCACCGGCGAGGCGAACTACCTCGCGATGGCGCGCGCGCTCGACCGCGGCGCCGGCGACGAGGCGCTCCTGATGGACCCGGTGTACCCGTACTACCCGGGGAAGACTCACCTGCTCGGCGGCGAGCCGACGCTCGTGCCCACCGCCCGCGACGGGGGCCTCGACGTCGACGCGGTCCGCGAGGCCGCGAGCGAGGACACCGCGCTGATCGTTCTCAACACGCCGAACAACCCGACCGGCGCCGTCTACGACCTCGACGCGGTCCGCGAGGTCGTCGCGGTCGCCGAGGCGGTCGACGCCGTGGTCGTCGTCGACGAGGTGTACGGTCAGTTCGACCTCGCGGGCTCCTTCGAGTCGGCCCTGACCCTCGACTCCGAGCGCGTGATCGTCACCGGCGGCTTCTCGAAGTCGATGGCGATCACGGGGCTCCGGGTCGGATACGGCGTGTTCCCCGAGGCGCACGTCGGCGACGCGAAGACCCGCCACATGCTCGTGAACGTCACCGGGGCCCGCCCCTCGCAGTACGCGGTCTACCACGCGCTCGCCGAGACGGAGCCGTCGTACTACGCCGAGTCGCGCGACCTGCTCGCCGACCGCGTCGCGGCGTTCACCGACGCGCTCGACGCGGCGGGCGCGGAGTACAGCCGTCCGGAGGGCGCCTTCTACGTCCTCGCGCGGTTCGACGGGTTCCCCGGAACGATGGCGAACGTCAAGCGCCTGATCGACGAGGCGGGCGTCGCCGGCATGCCGGGCGAGGCGTTCGGCACCGCCCGCGACGAGTGGATCCGGTTCGCGCTGGTGACGCCGCGCGCGACCGAGGCGGCCGAGCGGCTCGCGGACTACTTCGCGGACGGCGCGCCCGCCCCGCGGTGA
- a CDS encoding metal-dependent hydrolase — protein sequence MNKRGHVLNGLLLALGLGFIVEPGLDAATATTVAEITVPVVLGALFPDVDTAFGRHRKTLHSLPVLAVFLAYPIFFGNLQYVWIGVLTHYVLDVVGSRRGIALFHPLSDREFGLPSGVTTSSKYADLVTVIITAIELAAFWAIHTYVVSLDLDLSAASDAAAGFGL from the coding sequence ATGAACAAGCGCGGCCACGTCCTCAACGGCCTGCTGCTCGCCCTCGGGCTCGGGTTCATCGTCGAACCGGGGCTCGACGCGGCGACCGCGACGACCGTCGCCGAGATCACCGTTCCCGTCGTGTTGGGGGCGCTGTTCCCCGACGTCGACACCGCCTTCGGGCGCCACCGGAAGACGCTCCACAGCCTCCCCGTGCTGGCGGTGTTCCTCGCGTACCCGATCTTCTTCGGGAACCTCCAGTACGTCTGGATCGGCGTGTTGACCCACTACGTCCTCGACGTGGTCGGGAGCCGCCGGGGCATCGCGCTGTTCCACCCGCTCTCGGACCGGGAGTTCGGGCTGCCCAGCGGCGTGACGACGAGCAGCAAGTACGCCGACCTCGTCACCGTGATCATCACCGCGATAGAGCTGGCCGCGTTCTGGGCGATTCACACCTACGTCGTCAGCCTCGACCTGGACCTCTCGGCGGCCTCCGACGCCGCGGCCGGGTTCGGGCTGTGA